In Mytilus edulis chromosome 6, xbMytEdul2.2, whole genome shotgun sequence, the following proteins share a genomic window:
- the LOC139527244 gene encoding large ribosomal subunit protein mL63-like: MQLTRVVFRFFKRYKKVPGLLYGGKNKIIPKIYPQHKERALKWFLMNEENERILSEPYLTEKEEEGHMESLGFTNEARILGEVEKAALERWNKPKDRRIHYLEEHYKHLNIKKSWE, encoded by the exons ATGCAGCTTACTCGAGTTGTATTTCGATTTTTTAAGAGATACAAGAAAGTTCCTGGATTGCTATATGGAGG caaaaacaaaataataccaAAGATTTACCCTCAACACAAGGAGAGAGCTCTGAAATGGTTCTTGATGAATGAAGAAAATGAAAGGATTTTGTCTGAACCATACCTGACAGAA AAAGAGGAAGAGGGCCACATGGAATCATTAGGATTTACAAATGAGGCAAGAATTCTTGGAGAAGTGGAGAAAGCTGCACTAGAAAGATGGAATAAACCAAAAGACAGACGAATCCATTATCTGGAAgaacattataaacatttaaatataaaaaaatcatgggAATGA